In Limosilactobacillus sp. WILCCON 0051, a single window of DNA contains:
- a CDS encoding DMT family transporter, which produces MNKQKNIVKGMLWAGTASISWGVSGTVLQLISQNLAIPAHWMLSMRTSAAGAILLIISAFLYRGKIFNVFKSWPSVISLFSYAVFGLMANLYTFYYSVQTGNASMATILQYLSPLFIVFGGWFFQHSRPLKSDLLSFVIAMAGVFLCLTKGNFGHLAIPLNSFLWGLGSGITAAFYVVLPQKAAEENSPLVVLGWGTAIAGVLFNLYQPFWVNPPHITGTLVASVSTVVLFGTIIPFGMLMHATKFAPSDVVSIMDALQPIVTAILSVIFFKEWMNWIEILGIVLVILAIYILQNGRRKGHLEQEYDLHY; this is translated from the coding sequence ATGAATAAACAAAAAAATATCGTTAAAGGGATGCTGTGGGCAGGAACGGCCTCAATCAGCTGGGGTGTTTCTGGCACGGTTCTGCAGCTGATCTCGCAGAATCTGGCTATCCCTGCACATTGGATGCTTTCCATGCGTACCTCGGCTGCCGGGGCAATCTTATTGATCATCAGCGCTTTTTTATATCGTGGTAAGATCTTTAACGTCTTCAAGTCATGGCCATCCGTAATCTCGCTGTTCAGTTATGCGGTTTTTGGCTTGATGGCTAATCTCTATACTTTCTATTACTCGGTTCAGACAGGGAATGCGTCCATGGCAACCATTCTGCAGTATCTGTCACCATTGTTTATCGTTTTTGGCGGCTGGTTCTTCCAGCATAGCCGTCCGCTGAAAAGCGATCTTTTATCATTTGTGATTGCCATGGCCGGTGTTTTTCTCTGCTTGACCAAGGGGAACTTTGGTCATTTGGCGATCCCGCTGAATTCATTTTTATGGGGGCTGGGTTCTGGTATTACGGCAGCTTTTTACGTTGTTTTACCGCAAAAGGCCGCCGAAGAAAATTCGCCGCTGGTTGTGTTGGGTTGGGGGACCGCGATTGCTGGGGTCTTGTTTAATCTGTACCAGCCATTTTGGGTCAATCCGCCACACATTACCGGAACACTGGTCGCATCCGTTTCAACGGTGGTCTTGTTTGGGACGATTATTCCATTTGGGATGCTGATGCATGCGACCAAGTTTGCCCCTTCAGACGTGGTCAGCATTATGGATGCGCTGCAGCCAATCGTGACGGCAATTTTAAGTGTGATCTTCTTTAAAGAATGGATGAACTGGATCGAAATCTTGGGCATTGTGCTCGTAATTCTGGCCATCTATATTCTGCAAAATGGTCGTCGGAAGGGTCATCTTGAACAAGAATATGATTTGCACTACTAA
- a CDS encoding PBP1A family penicillin-binding protein codes for MNNQARPSRSSQRSGKKKAGRGSIVKRVLLWILGLFVLMVVAGACVFFYYASSAPKISRSQLASQTTTTIYDADNNVISRLGAQKREYASSSEIPSTLKNAVVAIEDRRFYKHHGVDPVRIMGAAVADITHRSSGMQGGSTLTQQLVKLSVFSTSDADRTLKRKAQEAWLAINVERHFSKSQILGFYINKVYMGNGVYGMKTAAQYYYGKDLTELSLAQLAMLAGIPQSPTYYNPTTGNAKYATQRRNQVLDAMVRSKYISQSQANAAKKVSIKEGLDPDHGNTSDNSVQVKEKVVDSYVKEVLSQLVAKGYNPYTDGLKVHTNLDLSAQKHLYNAANNSVAFQSDKMQTGVAVVDPNNGQIVAMLGGRKTGNVVYGLNRAVQTDRSSGSTVKPLMDYGPAIQYLKWPTYKSVEDTKFVYPGTNKVLHDFDNQYKGTMTMREALVQSRNVPAIRTLQTVGISRATKFLKGLGISQSKAYTLQNGIGIYVSPLQIAAAYAAFANGGTYYKPYYISSITTQDGKTLTYSPSGKRAMSKATAYMITDMLKGVFTGQGSATKANLSGVYQAGKTGSTDYPTSSHPDGEMDSWMAGYTKNYSIAIWTGYDHPMQAGSGITKAYQSTAQLLYKDLMQYLDGKNHATNWSMPSTVEAVTVNGTRQLVIKDSKWALGVTSSSALSSSSSSSASSSSSSSSSSSNSSSESNSSSSSSSSSAASSASESSSSAASSASSAPAASSSAQQPAQQPQPATGQ; via the coding sequence ATGAACAACCAAGCAAGGCCGAGCCGTTCCAGTCAACGGTCCGGCAAGAAAAAAGCTGGTCGCGGCAGCATTGTCAAGCGCGTGCTGCTGTGGATCCTGGGACTGTTCGTTTTGATGGTCGTTGCCGGGGCATGCGTATTTTTCTATTATGCATCCAGCGCGCCTAAGATCAGTCGCAGCCAGCTAGCCAGCCAGACCACTACTACGATTTATGACGCTGATAATAACGTCATCTCACGCTTAGGCGCACAAAAGCGTGAATATGCAAGCAGCAGCGAGATTCCAAGTACCTTGAAAAACGCGGTCGTTGCCATTGAAGACCGGCGTTTCTACAAGCATCATGGGGTTGACCCCGTCCGAATCATGGGAGCTGCCGTCGCCGACATTACCCATCGCTCAAGCGGCATGCAGGGGGGCAGTACCCTGACTCAGCAGCTGGTCAAGCTTTCCGTCTTCTCAACTTCTGATGCCGACCGCACGCTTAAGCGCAAGGCTCAGGAAGCATGGCTGGCTATTAACGTTGAAAGGCATTTTTCCAAGTCGCAGATTCTCGGCTTTTATATCAATAAAGTCTACATGGGCAACGGGGTCTATGGGATGAAGACGGCCGCTCAATACTACTACGGCAAGGATCTAACTGAGCTCAGTCTGGCTCAGTTGGCAATGCTGGCCGGGATTCCCCAGTCGCCAACCTACTACAACCCGACAACCGGCAATGCCAAGTACGCAACCCAACGCCGCAACCAGGTACTTGATGCCATGGTCCGCAGCAAGTACATCTCACAAAGTCAGGCCAACGCAGCTAAAAAAGTCAGCATCAAAGAAGGACTTGATCCTGACCATGGCAACACTTCTGATAATTCTGTCCAGGTTAAGGAAAAAGTGGTTGACTCCTACGTCAAGGAAGTTTTGTCGCAGCTGGTGGCTAAAGGATACAACCCTTACACGGACGGCTTAAAGGTGCACACCAATCTTGACTTGAGCGCCCAAAAGCACCTGTACAATGCTGCCAACAACTCGGTAGCCTTCCAAAGCGACAAGATGCAGACTGGGGTCGCCGTCGTTGATCCTAATAATGGTCAAATCGTTGCCATGCTTGGTGGCCGCAAGACTGGCAACGTTGTCTACGGCCTTAACCGTGCCGTTCAGACTGACCGCTCATCTGGTTCGACCGTTAAGCCTTTGATGGACTATGGCCCTGCTATTCAATACCTCAAGTGGCCAACCTATAAGTCCGTTGAAGATACCAAGTTCGTCTACCCTGGTACCAACAAGGTTCTGCATGACTTTGACAACCAATACAAGGGTACGATGACGATGCGCGAGGCTTTGGTTCAATCCAGAAACGTCCCAGCCATTCGAACGCTGCAGACCGTTGGCATTTCACGGGCTACCAAGTTCTTAAAGGGCCTGGGTATTTCCCAATCCAAGGCATACACGCTGCAAAACGGGATTGGCATCTACGTATCGCCGCTGCAGATTGCGGCTGCCTACGCGGCTTTTGCTAATGGCGGTACCTACTACAAGCCTTACTACATCAGCTCGATCACGACACAGGATGGCAAGACGCTTACCTACTCACCAAGCGGCAAGCGGGCCATGAGCAAGGCAACGGCCTACATGATCACTGATATGCTCAAGGGCGTCTTTACCGGTCAAGGAAGCGCCACTAAGGCCAACCTTTCTGGCGTCTACCAAGCCGGCAAGACTGGTTCGACGGATTATCCAACCTCCAGCCATCCCGATGGTGAAATGGATTCCTGGATGGCCGGCTACACTAAGAACTACTCAATTGCCATCTGGACTGGCTATGATCATCCAATGCAGGCCGGCAGCGGAATTACCAAAGCCTACCAGTCAACGGCGCAATTGCTGTACAAGGATCTGATGCAGTATCTTGACGGCAAGAATCACGCTACGAACTGGTCAATGCCAAGCACGGTTGAGGCCGTTACGGTAAACGGTACTCGTCAGCTGGTTATTAAAGATTCTAAATGGGCGCTAGGCGTAACCAGCAGCTCAGCACTGTCATCCAGCTCCAGCAGCTCAGCTAGTTCAAGTTCCAGCTCGTCATCCTCATCCTCTAATTCGAGCTCAGAATCCAATTCATCCAGCTCCAGCTCCAGCTCCAGTGCTGCCAGCTCGGCCAGCGAAAGCTCATCAAGTGCAGCCAGTTCAGCCAGCTCGGCTCCGGCAGCTTCCAGCTCAGCTCAACAGCCAGCTCAGCAGCCACAGCCAGCCACTGGTCAATAA